One window of the Penaeus monodon isolate SGIC_2016 chromosome 1, NSTDA_Pmon_1, whole genome shotgun sequence genome contains the following:
- the LOC119577481 gene encoding tigger transposable element-derived protein 4-like, which translates to MGVTDMSFSAGWLTSWKATYNISSKVISGEAAAVDLGVVDNWQTTTLPEILKQYPPSHIYNGDESALFYKLLPNKSLVMKGDTCHGGKRPKGRLTFMACTNMDGSDKVELLVVGRVWKPRCFKNVKNIPLDYHANNKAWMTSNLFTQWSKKLDRRFKREDKKTIVNCFKKAKFVPQDDPQDDPKDDIPLSQLVVDEDDIPLASLFQ; encoded by the exons ATGGGGGTCACAGACATGTCATTCAGTGCAGGGTGGCTCACATCTTGGAAGGCCACATATAACATCTCATCCAAAGTCATCAGTGGGGAAGCAGCAGCAGTGGACCTGGGGGTGGTTGATAATTGGCAGACAACAACATTGCCTGAAATTTTGAAGCAGTATCCCCCCTCCCACATCTACAATGGTGATGAAAGTGCCTTGTTCTACAAGCTGCTGCCCAACAAGTCCTTGGTCATGAAGGGGGACACCTGTCATGGGGGTAAGAGACCCAAGGGTAGGCTCACATTCATGGCCTGCACCAATATGGATGGTTCAGATAAGGTGGAGCTCCTGGTGGTGGGTAGGGTGTGGAAACCCAGATGCttcaaaaatgtgaaaaacaTCCCACTGGATTACCATGCCAACAACAAGGCCTGGATGACCTCCAACCTCTTCACTCAGTGGTCCAAGAAATTGGACAGGAGGTTCAAGAGGGAGGACAAGAAG ACCATTGTGAACTGCTTCAAAAAAGCAAAGTTTGTGCCCCAGGATGACCCCCAGGATGACCCCAAGGATGACATTCCCCTATCTCAGCTGGTAGTGGATGAGGATGACATTCCACTTGCCAGCTTATTCCAGTAA